The Aedes aegypti strain LVP_AGWG chromosome 1, AaegL5.0 Primary Assembly, whole genome shotgun sequence sequence CAAACTCACACTCGTTTCTTCTCTTCAGATGGAAAATTCGCAGACCGGCTTCAAGCTTCGTAtggaaaaagaaaagaaataaaatataacACTAGggtaaacgctcccttagtggaggtagtacCAATAGTGGCTGTAGTTGAATAAACTAAGGTCTGTACAAGAAATAAATAGTAATTTTAAAGCCAATCAATATACAAAACGATCTTACAACACCAACGAACCGTTCAAGCTGGGATAAATTTGTCGTATTAACAAAACAACTAATTAAACATCGTTTattaaattggttgaaaaatcgctCTCATTTCCTTATGTTTTGCCTAGCAAATGAGCTTTTTCATTAACGCTTTAATTCATTTGTAATGATATTTATAAAATCAAATTGACACTTAGCACCTAAAATATTAGTTGTTTTTGTGTTTCATATGctttttacaatgatttttacaaattttcccgTATTTTCCCGTTGTTCCATTATGGGCACAGAAAATCAACCGTGTTCCCTTAGTGGTTGCATACCAGTGTTTACCAGTGACATCTCTActgaaaaaagtaaacaaagtttttttctcTTGATTTTATGTAAAATAACGGGTAAATACTATTGATAagtacaaaaaaatcataattataatATCTAAATTCACCGTAGAATGGATTCTACCACGAAAACGACACCCAACTACGATGAAGCGGCGATTTCCCGCTGCATGGAATTGGTGACCACCAAGCAAATGACTTTATATGCAGCCTGCAAAACTTACGGCATTCCTCAATCCACCGTTCGTTACCGGCTGAGCAGCAAATGGACCACCAAAGTCAGGAAAGGACCACAAACTGTGCTCACTGAAGTAGAGGAGCAAAAACTTGTGCAATACCTAGTTGCTATGGAGAAGAAAGGCTTTCCCGTGGTCAAAGATTTGCTGCTCTACAAAGTGAAAACATTCTTCGACTCAAGTTCTCGGTCTAATCCGTTCACGGACAATGTTCCAGGTAAGTCTTTGATCTCTTGAACACTGTAATGTTAAATTAATTTGACTATTGATTGTAGGACGAAAGTGGATGAAGGGATTTCTTCGTCGACACCGTGAAATCACGTTCCGTACACCAGAAACCGTTTCTTCCGCCAGCGCCAAGGTGAAGGAAGCTGATATTAGAGGGTGGTTTGCTAACCTCAAATCCTACTTGGAAGAGAATTGCCTGATGGCAGCAGCACTGGATCCGACCCGAATCTACAACGGTGACGAAACGTCCTTCTTCCTACACCCGCAAACAAAAACCGTGCTTGCAAGCCGCGGTAGTAAAAATGTGTACGAGATCGAGCACGCTGACGGTCACAAGAACATAACCGTAATGTTTACGTTCGGAGCAGATGGATCTGTTGTGTCTCCAGGAGTTGTTCTTCCAATGCAACGCTTATCGGTGGAAATTTTGCGCTCTTTTCCGGGTGATTGGGGCGTCGGGAAGAGCCCAAAAGGATGGATGGATACTACCAACTTCATGTTGTACATCCGAAATGTATTCTATCCTCATCTCCAGAAGAAAAAGGTTCGTTTCCCGGTACTCTATTTCGTCGACGGTCATTCCTCCCACACTGCCGCAGAGGTGGCTGATTTATGTTTGGATTTGGGTATCGTGTTAATCGCATTGTACCCAAATACTACCCGAATCACACAACCAGCAGATGTCGCCATATTCAAACCACTCAAGTCAGCTTGGAAAAGCGCTGTTGCGGACTGGCGGATGGAGTACGGAGGTCAGAATCTTTTATTGAAGGATTTTCCTGGAGTTCTGCAGAAAGCGATGGATGGTGGAATCAAAAAACACAGTATCACGAATGGATTCAGAGTTTGTGGCCTCTATCCTTTCGGAGCCGACTACGTGGACTATGGGAAGTGCATCGCCAAATCAGTGACACAACGTGGTGTCGATCCTACCTCGGATTGCAGTGCATCAGATAACGGCGAAGAATTTGGGAACGAGCAAGCTGCATCTGAAACGGTTGACATATTGCCGGAATTGAATCTACAGTTTGATGCGCAGAGCATTGTTCTGGAAGACTCTGTGATTATTCCTACGGCAACGGTTCATGCTGCAATTGATTGCATTGGCAGAGATCGCATAAATGGATTTGGAGATGATTCTAACTCTTCGGAAGAGGGAGAAATCATCCGGACGATTTATGAAATGCTGCTGAAGCCGTTCGATTCACAGAACACAGAAGCCGAATGTGGATTGCAGGAGACATCATTTCTGAATACTTCCACAGCTGAAGAAGATTCTGCATTTGTCGAGAACGTGGAAGAGGGCTCCTTTGAAAGCGACCCACCTCACAATCCACGAGTGCTGCAGGATTGCAATGGCGATAACTTTGCTGGTCGTAAAATGAGCATCTCGGAATTGCTACAGACCCCGCCAACTCCACAAAGGAGCAGCAGTCATAgaaattataaaagaaaatttcatccGGTTCTGACAGCATCAGAACGACTGGAAGAAATACGTCGTCTTGAAGAAGAGAAGGAGAACGAAGTAGTGAGAAAGAAGGCTAAAGCAGAAGAAAGAGAACTAGCGAAAATTGAGGCTGAAAAGGTAAAGCAAGAGAAAGCAAAAGCTCGGAAGCAAAAACAAGCGGAAACCGAAATGAGAAAAATCGAGAGAGCAGAACTTCGAAAGCGAAAGCAGGAAGAAACTGAGCAGCGAAAGAAAAAGAAGGAGAAAGATAAGCTGAGTAAAGTAGCGAAAGATAATCAACAGAAGCAACTGAAGATGGAGCTACTGGAGGCTTTGAAACTGCAGCAGCAAAGTTAAGCTGGTATTCAtgggttttatttttttttgttcctgaatTAGATTTTTCGTTCATTTGTCATCACCGAAATATGAAATCAGATTGATTTGTTTCCTCATAACATtgaacaatatttcaaataGAAATAAAGTTATCGATTAGAACTATGATTGCTTGTTGTTTAATTGTCTATTGTATACATAAAAACCCATAAGCACCTCAAATTGAGCATTATGAGCATTTATTTCTATGTTTCTTATGTCTCCCATTTTATTTCTTTCAGTGTAAGAAAAGTTACGTAGGGAAACAAAGAGAAACGGAAACAATGGGCACGCAGTACTGAAAGATACTTTAGTGATGAAGTAACGGCGGATGAGTAAAAAAAGCGTGGCTGGGGATTTTTTGATTCGGAACAATCGAAACTACCCTTCTGTGTTTCGAAACCATAAATTCGAATGAAGAATACAGTTTCTCTACACATGACTGCCGACTATATGCATACGAAACCCCGTAGAAGATAAACAATTATTGTATAACGGTAGACTAACGAGCACCACATGAAGTTGAAAGAAAAGAAACTTTATGTATGTATTATTTCGCTGTTTTTTTATGTATATCCATTTATACGCTCAGGAAAACGAGTTTGATACATAGTTATCGGTCGCTTTCTGACCAAATCAATAAATATGTTGATTAGATTAATTTACCTCCATTAAAGGTACACAATGCaaccactaaaggaaccatgcCTCCACTATAGGTACATAGACAAGGtaatgaaaaatgtatttttttatataaatatttgtttaaatagAACTCAATTGCAGTTTTAATGAACAAAAAAGATTCATTTAGCCTTATGAACCGAAATATACTGAAATTACTTTATATTCCACATagaaattgacaaaaattttcaCTATGATGACTAAATgcgccactattggtacatttaCCCTATGGCCTACTATGGCGCAAGGATATGACACCGGCACCGGAGTAAAGCTTGATTTCGGTTCACTTACTGCTTGTGGTCGTAGTAGTCGCTGCCGGGAATTgatattattatcatttatcaCGAAACAAACTCACGGCGGAGGTTGGCTTGGATTGGACCGATTGCAAGCACCACATCGAAAGATGGCAATGTTGCAGCCTTTTATTGCGGGATGGCGTGAAATGGAATGTCTGGGAATAAAACAGATGAAAAATGTTTCGTTTAGTAATACAACTAGCAACAGACGGAAATGAGATTTTGAGCAAGGACACCCATGTATAAGATGAACatcatatggtcggcgttaagtcagaggggaccaagcacaaaacttgagaaaattggattattctctcattacaTGCGAAATTACCTTTCCTCCGGCTCACTTTGACcatatttgatgaatgctgtaaactgcgagagatatgtaacaaatttactttggatgatcaataaaaatcgataaaagtgtgcagtcagggaggaccaagtgcttattaccataacagcgaaaatgatcagcgcgctgaggaatgcgaggaaatgagaaacatttcaagagatttgtcagatttttcgacatcgaatgattcttcaacttaccaatcaatagaaatttataaatattacttaatttgatacatttgattttgatttttgaccatttaccatatttggatgggtgttcagaaattgcaactatttctgtgcagacagagtggaccaagtgttgaaaagcactaaactgattgattattgcattttttgagtcaatttcaaaGTCCAATAGAAGtgtatggtagttctatggtgtatgtatggaatgtgctagaacccgcttattggaccagtatattttggtcggtattcaagattttcacttggtccactctgactgaacacatatttgaatatttttggtcttTAATGCAATTACCCTGCaataccttaattttcaagctatcttAATGCCACTGATATcggtattgacgatatggattattgaagaatttacgatactggtgtcggagggtcttgataatctgcttatcttagaaatatgtacccagtttgaccattagagcattaaatgattattattttcctagaaattgttcagtcagattggaccaagtacacatagtccacaaaaaaaccgttctatcagaggttttgattatgattttttatgattatcacttcacattatattgtttgaaaataacacaaagatgtgtggaaatattgaaccaaaatgaaaacgagtttaaaaattacagagctTTAGAGTTTGAACCTATTTTTCTCAAGATattaaaaatgtcacttggtccactctgacttaacgccgatcaTATGTAATAATCGACcaaatatcaataaaaataactggaaaaattcttgatgaGATGACCTTGTGAAACTTCTGCGCAAATTTCTACAATGAATTTTCCAAGCGAATACAGGAATTGACATCagtgaaggaatccctggaatagTATTTGAAGAAGTCtcttgtgcttattctgcgcggcgtgtgagtctaGACGAGTCACTCTTACTTcaagtgacgtgagacgactaatgtcaatcaaatgagagcgtgtcgacaattgtcacctcattcgactagtcTCAACTCAcatgccgcgcagaataagcacatctGAAATTTAGGGAAACATTCTCCTATATTTCCAAGATATGAGAATCTAGTTAGAGCAATACAAGAAGCTGTATTTCTTGGCGACCCAGATGGTCTTTTAAATCACAGTtgcattttttctgtattctatagctcgatatttccctaactcgatagtaccttcaatatcgagttatagagaaaTAGCTGTACTATAAGATATTTTTCCGAACTTGACTGAATTATGAGATATTCCCGACATCAAGGAAACCTTTAAGAATTCCACCAGCAGTTTTTGTAGACGGATTAGTATATTCATCCCTGAATTTCTCAAGGCTTATTGTACACCCAttttagaaatttgttcaaagttTTCTACATTAACTATTAAGAGGAAtttcgaataatttttaaaatttcttcgtagcattaataaaaacaaataaaaaatacctCTATAAATTTTTCTTGAtacttttcgaaaatattattcacATATTTCGTCTcgaattttactaaaaaataacACCAGCAATACCTCAAGGGATGGTTACGAAATTCTGCCAAAGATTTTGTAGGAATCACTTTGataacactgtggaacacgttttagtctcaagcaccaaaataccacaaTTCACAATGAAAATTCGTTAGAACGAGATTGAAAAGCATAACGTTCATCCACTCAACCCAAACGAAAATCGTCAAAACTAGTTGTCGTGTTTGTAGTATTTAATAAAACAATAAGTTCACctttaaatttgtttaaaaatgatCATGCTCAACAAACACAGGATGGAAATAACAGACAATTTTGTGTTAACGCGAGAGCAAAATTTGAACCACGTAGTCGAAGGTTTTCAAGAACGCATTACTTTCGGAGGTTTCGAAGCGATTACCATCCTTCGCTACAATACCATGTGTAAATTTACTACTAATGAATAATCAGACAAAACTTCAAACACGAAATACTTTGATTTCCGAACAGTGGAAGCAAGGATTACAGAGAACTAAGTCTATGTTCAAGTACTCAAGGCTATTGAGTCTTCtgtttttcaaagattcataTGGGAACATTTTTGGTTGAGCATATTCTTCGTGATTACTCTGCGTAAAATTCCGTAAATTCTTCTTCCAAATCCTACACTTCCATTTATATCATAAGTAGTCTTTCAAGCCAATGTCGATACAGAAAATTTCCCTATGCGTCTAATATTAAAGTTGTCCCTATCATAACCTACATTATCGTTTCTTTCCGCCCTCGTAGACCGTATAAGCTATATAAATATCCATTAGTCGTTCAATGTGATATGCCATTGTGAATTGAATGAACTTTCAAATAAGAAGACTTTAATTGACTTCGTATGATATTTTGATTAATTTGGAGTCAACAATGCaaaaaaacagaatgaaacctaCGAAAATGACAAATTAAACATTGAATTCCATTAAAAAAGTAGTAGGAAGAGGAAGCAACGTGAGGAAGTAATGAAGTGTTATTGAATTATCCATTCAGGAAAGATAGTGTGAAAAGCAGGCTTCGAGATATGCCTGCATGGAAACCAAGAAAAAAACATACTGTCAATTATTGATCTAATCTTGGCTCGCAAAGGAAGGGGAAAACGACCATCAAGTTACTACACAAGGCTAACAAATTTgcgagaaaaaaatcaaaaggatCAAACATATCCTCACTTAATCATAGGAAGGAGTCTCACAGAGTTATGTTAGAGGTATTGTTTAGATTTACACAATCCTGGAAAAAATTTACGCAGCATGTCTTCGACCGttattctctctctctctctctctgttcaAAGCATGGTTTCCACATATTTCTGGGTGGTATAATGATAAAATCTTGGACAACACCCTTACAGATTCTATGACAGGATTGTAAGTTATAATTTTGGACGAGGCTTACTATTGAGCACAGTTTTAACTCTGGGTAATATAATCACAAAATCCTGGGAGatgttttcacaaaatcttgtgcAAATTGCACAGTAGCAGAGAtctcaattttcaccaaaatatcattcaattttcCAATCAACAATCCCTTGACTGATTTTCATTCGTTTCCGGAAGTGTTGTATCGTACTATATTGTTTTAATGATTTGGCCTGCAGCTCAAAAAGGTATTGCGGACATAATCTAgatgaaacttaaaaaaaagaatGATTATTAAGCGATTAAAGTATTATCTATGCAAATCGAAATTAGATTTTAGTTTGAGTGACAGAAAAGGAATGAAAACTGTTTCAGTGAATGATGGGTTCCTAAGGATTTAGTTTCAGTTCAATGGTGGTGGTCAGATTCTGTCGAATATTTTATAGcatggctagcgtaaaaagctggatagcatCTGGATTCTACGATTATCgcattcaaaaattacactaATCACTTTTCTTTTGAACTTGCTGTTGAtctaaaaatatccaaattCTGGAATTTGGATCTCTGAATTTAATTCTAAATTAAAAAACAACCCCTGGAAGTGCTAAAACTTCATCTGCAGGAATCACGATTGACATTGAATAGGAGTTTGTGGGAGAATTTCAGTAGCAATTCTGAAGAAACCTAAGAGACGTTTCACCATCTTTGCAGAAAATGATCTGAGGTAATTCTgtagaaattatttgaagatGGTTTAAAACTTggataaatttatgtaaaaactcCTTGAAATATAAGTAAGAGTGTTCTTCGGGGAacaccaagttttttttttcaaagtggaTTAAGAGTTATTTCTACtttatttctagaaaaaaatcatgtggaaaaaattctggaaagAAGTCTCAGAGAAatatttgatcaatttatcaaatgaaTGTGTGGAGTAATCCCTGGTGCATATTTTCGGCaaataactaaatttttatTGTAACTTATGTACATTTCCATCACCATCAGGAGGAATCAAGACAGAATGTTTGATGAAATACTTGTtgcaatttcatcagaaatttccaGGCGAATTCATAAGGATGTCCTCAGAgcaatttttggtcaaactcgAGTCCaccaaaaataaatatttttgtgggAACTCCCGTTAAAATCTCTGCGAGAACAAACGCTAAGTTTTTGAAATGCTTGTGAAATGCCAGGATTCCATGTAAGATTTTCTTGTGCAAGTTCTAGCAAAGTCCGTAGAAGAACTCTTGGATGAATATCttagaagaatttttaaaatcatttctttaggaatcgcaagtaatttctgataaaaaaaaaaacttgtgtatatcgctgaaaaaaaatcatcattttttttttaaatccttacTTTCCTTGattagagttaaaaaaaaaacttgtagtaCAATTGAATACAGATGTATATATGTTTGTTGAAGTGATTGTTCCCTCCAAACAAATTAATCATTAAAGTTCTGGAAAAATGCTTCGGAAATCCGCAAAAAAACAACATTGTAAAACTGTTTGGGAAACTTTGTAGATGTTCTTCATGGAAGCGCAGTATAAATAGCTAGAGTAATTGTTTGTCTAGTATCTTGACTAAAAAGACCTAGAAAGCATTCCCGAATATCTGATATCCCTCTGGAATTCCTACCAAACACTGGACGAATTCCAACTgacattcttggaagaattccagggagATTACCTATATACGATGAATATGTgatggaattctttaaaaaaaaaaaacagagaaattattttttttatgtatttgttcATTTACTTATTATTGCACTTGAAATTATACACCCCATTGAcatacttaaggtgaagatgaatcgaagccaaactataaattttcaatagcactaatctggagaaccgaacacccgtttgagctgaaaacctaatcgatttgtcaccaccagctagtgaccaatcgattaagttttcggcttaaacggatgtttggttctctagatttgcgcttttgagatttggcttcgatttatcttcaccttaacggcTATAAAATACATTTCAAAACTAACTAATAATTCTCACCATGCGTGAAGAAGCATCAAGTTAATGAGCATACAGCGAACAAACTTGCGCTGGATTTTTTCAATTCGTTGAACCTCATTTTGGTAGTATAGGGACCAAACTATGGCTGAATATTCCAGTATTGGGCGATCTAAGCAACAATACAAAGCTTACAGGTAATATATGCACTTAAATTGTTTCGCGAAccgaaaaacaaaatcaaatagCAAAGAGGCCtaatctaataaaatgcctaGATCCTTCACTGTGGTTTCTCCTTACaatttaatattatttgagaaatagaggaagacggggtaagagcgcccgccgggccCCCTTCAGCATtatccaggcccccccccccccagaatttgaGATGCtagtaaaaattaaaataaaaaaaaataacacgaCGCTAAATCTTCTCAATCAATGTACTTGACTCTTGTAAGGGACatatgaccttcgggttaaagtccccctcatcaaacaacaataacttgactcttgttattgacaaaaatctcttcagtagttacgttattttagagaacacctcgcttgtcttacacaTCGATCGATTTGTTATTGCTATaactagcttcttgttgtatgcgataagcgcaatttttcaaaatctcattgcaaaaaaataccgATGTATACAAGCGTCAATATTATTCCCAAAATAAGTTTgttttctgaataatccaaattaTGCTGTTTCtccataaagcagcatattcactgccttctgatttttcatgattttttaggaTACCCTGCTCAAGGTGTCCGGTAATAATGATTTCCCCAATGAGAATTCTCTAAAGAGACTCTATAATATCCgaaaaataattggaaaaatagacaaaattaggggaagacggggtaagagcgcccgccggggtaagacggaccaccttcagttaggcatgaaaatggcaattttcttaaaagttcaccaagcactttccatTAACACAAGATTTTTTACTTTACGGAGCATTTAGTgtgatatttacatcaaatttttcataacaaatgtcaaaaacaaagtttctgctcgtcgatattgaatttgatctaaatttaacagatgctcacttaagaatttcggaagggatttttttggaaaaacatattAAATTACCCGTACATGCCTTAACAGAAATGTAAAATATGCTTCGGTGAAGttaaatatgaattgtaaatatttagctttgatataaggccatagttgtgaaaattgcgcaagcggggtaaaaccgaccactgttgacggggtaagaccaccacccctaatttataccaaataactgt is a genomic window containing:
- the LOC110674187 gene encoding uncharacterized protein LOC110674187 — its product is MDSTTKTTPNYDEAAISRCMELVTTKQMTLYAACKTYGIPQSTVRYRLSSKWTTKVRKGPQTVLTEVEEQKLVQYLVAMEKKGFPVVKDLLLYKVKTFFDSSSRSNPFTDNVPGRKWMKGFLRRHREITFRTPETVSSASAKVKEADIRGWFANLKSYLEENCLMAAALDPTRIYNGDETSFFLHPQTKTVLASRGSKNVYEIEHADGHKNITVMFTFGADGSVVSPGVVLPMQRLSVEILRSFPGDWGVGKSPKGWMDTTNFMLYIRNVFYPHLQKKKVRFPVLYFVDGHSSHTAAEVADLCLDLGIVLIALYPNTTRITQPADVAIFKPLKSAWKSAVADWRMEYGGQNLLLKDFPGVLQKAMDGGIKKHSITNGFRVCGLYPFGADYVDYGKCIAKSVTQRGVDPTSDCSASDNGEEFGNEQAASETVDILPELNLQFDAQSIVLEDSVIIPTATVHAAIDCIGRDRINGFGDDSNSSEEGEIIRTIYEMLLKPFDSQNTEAECGLQETSFLNTSTAEEDSAFVENVEEGSFESDPPHNPRVLQDCNGDNFAGRKMSISELLQTPPTPQRSSSHRNYKRKFHPVLTASERLEEIRRLEEEKENEVVRKKAKAEERELAKIEAEKVKQEKAKARKQKQAETEMRKIERAELRKRKQEETEQRKKKKEKDKLSKVAKDNQQKQLKMELLEALKLQQQS